In Methanobacterium petrolearium, one genomic interval encodes:
- a CDS encoding NADH-quinone oxidoreductase subunit B family protein, with amino-acid sequence MLDGLKDVVRKSSIHVCLINTGGCNGCDIEVVALLSPRYDLEQYGIYVHNNPREADVILVTGAVTEQWKENLQRIYSKAPEPKVVVAIGNCPLTGDVFNQEGCSVYAPVSDFIPVDAEIPGCPPRPSEILAAILAVGPDAIAAKGRKKP; translated from the coding sequence ATGTTAGATGGTCTTAAAGACGTTGTAAGAAAAAGTTCAATACATGTATGCCTTATTAACACGGGAGGATGTAATGGCTGTGATATTGAAGTAGTAGCATTATTATCACCCCGATACGATTTAGAACAGTATGGTATTTATGTTCACAACAACCCCAGAGAAGCCGATGTGATACTGGTGACAGGGGCAGTGACTGAACAGTGGAAAGAAAACTTACAGAGAATCTATTCCAAAGCCCCAGAACCTAAAGTTGTAGTGGCCATAGGAAACTGCCCACTTACCGGAGACGTTTTCAACCAAGAGGGATGCAGTGTCTACGCCCCTGTATCTGATTTTATACCCGTGGATGCAGAAATACCTGGATGCCCACCACGACCTTCAGAGATATTAGCAGCTATTCTGGCTGTGGGACCTGATGCCATTGCAGCCAAAGGGAGGAAAAAACCATGA